The Geobacter sp. AOG2 genome includes a window with the following:
- a CDS encoding AlpA family transcriptional regulator has product MDADRLVRLKEVLHYIPVGKSSWWEGVRSGRYPAPVHLGPRTTAWKLSSIMKLVNGEESK; this is encoded by the coding sequence ATGGATGCAGACCGTTTAGTTCGTTTGAAAGAAGTTCTTCATTACATCCCAGTTGGAAAATCTAGCTGGTGGGAGGGGGTTCGATCAGGCCGCTATCCTGCACCAGTACATCTGGGGCCACGAACTACGGCATGGAAATTGTCCTCAATTATGAAGCTCGTAAATGGGGAGGAGTCGAAATGA
- a CDS encoding DUF3987 domain-containing protein, protein MEIVLNYEARKWGGVEMKNSQSQQKGDTTVTTQTTHNHSISCSVSNSGTQCIELSSEALPGWIGNFVALACRDSEAHPAAVLITLLLRFAAECEGPYVLIGDAKQWARTFGVIVGDSSRARKGTSSKPVMKLFTGLEGAARYSPGPLSTGEGLIYAVRDATFGIDKKTGEEIIIDPGVTDKRLFFHEEEFQPALSSTRRDGSTLSAIIRGFYDDGNAEPMTKTSRIKATKAHVVILGHITRAELRLMSQVQMFNGFANRFLWIHAQRQKLVALPKPIPKEEMEKYRRIIAKCVKEARKLRVVRLTKEAKDYWQEVYRSLSGEHPGAFGAITSRTETHTIRLALIYALAMNKKNISVSELKAALALVTYAQQTAMTLFSEDAAGVHHEKILQALRNAPEHRMTKTEISRDVFKKNVEAMEIKRVLDGMAERGILRIEVVKKDGHKITIVHLIS, encoded by the coding sequence ATGGAAATTGTCCTCAATTATGAAGCTCGTAAATGGGGAGGAGTCGAAATGAAAAATTCTCAGAGCCAACAGAAAGGAGACACTACTGTGACAACCCAAACGACACATAATCATTCAATCTCCTGCAGCGTGAGTAATTCAGGAACTCAATGTATTGAATTGTCATCAGAAGCTCTGCCCGGTTGGATTGGCAATTTTGTTGCCCTGGCTTGCCGGGATTCCGAAGCACATCCGGCAGCTGTCCTGATTACGTTACTTTTGCGTTTTGCCGCAGAATGCGAGGGACCATACGTCTTGATCGGAGATGCAAAGCAGTGGGCGCGAACTTTTGGGGTTATTGTGGGTGACAGTTCCAGGGCACGGAAAGGGACTTCTTCCAAGCCGGTCATGAAGCTGTTTACAGGACTTGAAGGGGCAGCTCGATATTCGCCAGGCCCGCTTTCAACAGGTGAAGGGCTTATCTATGCGGTCAGGGACGCGACGTTCGGTATTGATAAAAAGACTGGTGAAGAAATTATCATTGATCCCGGTGTCACAGACAAGCGGCTTTTCTTTCACGAAGAGGAGTTTCAACCAGCACTTTCCAGTACTCGCCGAGATGGTAGTACCCTTTCGGCGATTATCAGGGGGTTCTATGACGATGGCAATGCCGAACCAATGACAAAGACCAGCCGGATAAAGGCGACAAAGGCCCATGTGGTGATTCTTGGGCATATCACTAGGGCGGAGTTAAGACTTATGAGCCAAGTCCAGATGTTTAACGGGTTCGCCAATCGCTTCCTCTGGATTCATGCTCAACGACAGAAGCTGGTAGCGTTGCCCAAACCGATTCCCAAGGAAGAGATGGAGAAATATCGGCGAATCATTGCCAAGTGCGTCAAAGAGGCAAGGAAATTGAGGGTGGTACGGCTTACCAAAGAGGCAAAGGACTACTGGCAGGAAGTTTACCGTAGCCTTTCTGGCGAACATCCAGGCGCTTTTGGAGCGATTACTAGCCGTACCGAAACCCATACCATACGCTTGGCACTGATCTATGCCCTTGCAATGAACAAAAAAAATATCTCTGTATCTGAACTGAAAGCAGCACTGGCACTCGTTACCTATGCTCAGCAAACAGCCATGACTCTCTTCAGCGAAGATGCAGCAGGTGTCCATCACGAGAAGATTCTCCAGGCATTGCGTAATGCCCCTGAACACCGAATGACAAAAACTGAGATCAGCCGTGATGTTTTCAAAAAGAATGTCGAGGCAATGGAGATCAAGCGTGTTCTCGATGGGATGGCTGAGCGAGGAATTCTGCGAATTGAAGTGGTCAAGAAGGATGGCCACAAAATAACCATCGTGCACCTAATTTCGTAG